In Lacrimispora indolis DSM 755, a genomic segment contains:
- a CDS encoding MATE family efflux transporter produces MNQNTVTTDTPKQNQITEGVIWKQLLLFFFPILFGTFFQQLYNTADAVIVGRFVGKEALAAVGGPTGPLINLLIGFFIGLSSGAGVIISQFYGARQEKRVSRAVHTAIAFSILCGAILMVVGILAAPYALMAMGTPDEILYYAVLYMRIYFVGVIPNLVYNMGAGILRAIGDSRRPLYFLIASCFTNIILDIIFVVYWHMGVMGAALATIISQLLSAVLVVLVLMRTREAYHLTPKAIRIHKAMLWRIVRIGFPAGLQSVMYSASNIIIQSSVNSLGTDTIAAWTAYGKIDSVFWMIISAFGISITTFVGQNYGAGKKDRIYKGIRVCMIMSFASAVVLSILLYTFGNYVYLLFTTDEAVIQKGTQILRYLAPTFFTYVCIEIYSGSLRGVGDCWIPMILTSLGVCALRVVWICVAVPLRPTIETVIFSYPLTWTATSLLFIAYFNWFGKLKRKTPPGIPLCLKRRAEKG; encoded by the coding sequence ATGAACCAGAATACGGTCACGACAGACACACCTAAGCAGAATCAGATTACAGAGGGAGTGATTTGGAAACAGCTTCTTCTGTTTTTCTTTCCCATTTTATTTGGAACCTTTTTTCAGCAGCTTTATAATACCGCCGACGCAGTCATTGTGGGCCGGTTTGTGGGAAAGGAAGCGCTTGCAGCCGTGGGAGGCCCTACGGGACCCCTTATCAATCTTTTGATCGGGTTCTTCATAGGGCTTTCTTCCGGCGCAGGGGTCATCATTTCCCAGTTTTACGGAGCCAGGCAGGAAAAACGGGTGAGCCGGGCAGTTCACACCGCAATAGCCTTTTCCATCCTATGCGGCGCCATCCTCATGGTGGTGGGCATTCTGGCAGCTCCCTATGCGTTAATGGCCATGGGAACGCCTGACGAGATCTTATACTATGCGGTCCTTTACATGAGGATTTATTTTGTGGGAGTGATCCCAAATCTTGTCTATAATATGGGAGCAGGAATCTTAAGAGCTATCGGGGACTCCAGGCGCCCTCTTTATTTCCTCATCGCAAGCTGCTTTACCAATATTATTCTGGATATTATATTCGTGGTTTACTGGCACATGGGTGTTATGGGAGCCGCTCTTGCCACCATCATTTCCCAGCTCCTCAGCGCCGTTTTAGTGGTCCTGGTGTTAATGAGGACAAGGGAAGCCTACCATTTGACACCAAAGGCCATAAGGATCCATAAGGCCATGCTGTGGCGCATCGTAAGGATCGGGTTTCCTGCCGGGCTTCAGTCCGTTATGTACTCCGCTTCCAACATCATCATCCAGTCCAGCGTCAACTCTCTGGGAACCGACACCATTGCAGCCTGGACAGCCTATGGAAAAATCGACAGCGTCTTTTGGATGATCATCAGCGCCTTCGGCATTTCCATCACCACATTTGTGGGACAAAACTACGGCGCAGGAAAAAAGGACCGGATCTACAAAGGGATCCGGGTCTGCATGATTATGAGCTTTGCTTCCGCTGTTGTACTCAGCATTCTCCTTTATACCTTTGGTAATTACGTTTATCTGCTGTTTACTACCGATGAAGCCGTGATCCAGAAAGGGACGCAAATACTCCGCTACCTTGCCCCCACCTTTTTCACCTACGTGTGCATCGAGATTTACTCCGGTTCCTTAAGGGGAGTGGGGGATTGCTGGATCCCCATGATACTCACCAGCCTGGGCGTCTGCGCACTCCGCGTGGTCTGGATCTGCGTAGCAGTTCCCTTACGCCCCACCATTGAAACCGTGATTTTCAGCTACCCATTGACCTGGACTGCCACTTCGCTGCTGTTCATCGCATATTTTAACTGGTTCGGCAAACTAAAGCGAAAAACCCCTCCTGGAATACCTTTATGCCTGAAAAGACGGGCAGAAAAGGGATAA
- a CDS encoding YitT family protein, producing the protein MWKKLRRDKRFRNVMTTLAVVVSALLQTFVIQAFIKPAGLLSGGFTGIAILVDRVTSLYGFNISTSLGMVALNIPVAWACSRNISKRFTFFSLMQVFLASAFLRIFNFSPIFEDRLLNVIYGGVLYGFGIVLALRGNASSGGTDFIALYVSNKTGNSIWSEVFVGNVLLLSIFGAIFGWDYAGYSILFQFVGTKVISTFHHRYERVTLQITTVQGPKLANKYVETFQHGISCVDAVGGYSKKKMYLLHTVVSSYEVADIVALLHEVDEHVIVNMFRTQQFYGSFYRAPME; encoded by the coding sequence ATGTGGAAAAAACTGAGGAGAGATAAGCGCTTCCGCAATGTAATGACAACTCTGGCAGTTGTGGTCTCCGCACTTTTACAGACTTTTGTAATCCAGGCGTTTATTAAGCCGGCCGGCCTTTTGTCCGGAGGATTTACTGGAATTGCGATTTTGGTTGACCGGGTGACGTCTTTGTATGGATTTAATATTTCCACATCCCTGGGTATGGTCGCTTTAAACATTCCTGTTGCATGGGCTTGCAGCAGAAATATCAGCAAACGGTTTACTTTTTTTTCCCTGATGCAGGTATTTCTTGCCAGCGCATTTTTAAGGATATTTAATTTTTCACCCATATTTGAAGACAGACTCTTAAATGTTATTTATGGAGGCGTTCTCTATGGATTTGGAATCGTCTTGGCACTTCGGGGAAATGCGTCCAGCGGAGGAACGGATTTTATCGCCCTGTATGTATCCAACAAGACAGGAAATTCTATCTGGTCCGAGGTTTTCGTAGGAAATGTGCTGCTGCTTTCTATCTTCGGAGCGATTTTTGGATGGGATTACGCAGGATATTCCATTTTGTTCCAGTTTGTAGGAACAAAGGTCATTTCCACCTTTCATCACAGGTATGAGAGAGTCACTCTTCAGATCACCACGGTGCAGGGACCAAAGCTTGCCAATAAATATGTAGAAACCTTTCAGCACGGCATTTCCTGCGTGGATGCTGTGGGCGGCTACAGCAAGAAGAAGATGTACCTTCTTCATACAGTGGTGTCTTCCTATGAGGTGGCTGATATTGTGGCCCTGCTTCATGAGGTGGATGAGCATGTGATCGTAAACATGTTTAGGACCCAGCAGTTTTACGGAAGCTTTTACAGGGCGCCCATGGAATGA
- a CDS encoding FMN-binding protein: protein MSSKTKIVVLRMKEIIYTAIFVGLGILLITLFLVMFRPKKDIMPTSGDPVRYVPGVYSSVITLNSQDINVEVLVDSKKITSVTLVPLSEAVTTMYPLIQPAMDNLSQQIVKNQSTKNISYSTETRYTSGVLLKAVDQAIAKAQITE from the coding sequence ATGAGCTCAAAAACAAAAATTGTTGTTTTACGAATGAAAGAAATCATCTACACCGCAATCTTCGTTGGTCTTGGAATCCTACTCATCACTTTGTTTTTAGTCATGTTCCGCCCGAAGAAGGATATTATGCCCACTTCCGGCGATCCTGTGCGCTATGTTCCGGGAGTATACTCCTCTGTCATCACCCTGAACAGCCAGGATATCAATGTAGAGGTTTTAGTAGACTCCAAAAAAATCACTTCCGTTACCCTGGTTCCCTTAAGCGAGGCCGTTACCACCATGTATCCTTTGATACAGCCGGCCATGGATAACCTGTCCCAGCAGATTGTTAAAAACCAGTCCACAAAGAACATTTCCTATTCAACAGAAACCCGCTATACTTCGGGCGTGCTTCTAAAGGCCGTAGACCAGGCCATTGCAAAGGCACAGATAACCGAATAA